The Vanessa tameamea isolate UH-Manoa-2023 chromosome 8, ilVanTame1 primary haplotype, whole genome shotgun sequence DNA segment atatttaaaataataggtcGGGATTTATCACtagcatttaaaaaatctactaGTTTTAGATTTTTCTGGATAAAGGTCCCGACGATCAATGGCCTCTAGCATTTCTTCGAACTTCAGAACCACTTAGCTTTTACCGATGTCCTATCGAGGTCTCGATAGCCACCGAGCACCGGGGCCGAGTGGCAAACGATTTTCATATGATCTATGAAAGTTGCGGATAATTCGTACCCGTCTAttatagtttagttttaaaatgcatataattatataaaaaaggtctTATGAAAGAGATTTAATATCGAGAACGTGTATTTTTGCATACGAATGAATTGTAAACGATTGAACGAATAGTCGATGATCGACATCGATTTGTGTTAATAGTTTTAGCTGTTAACGCGTTGTGACTGggattgttaaatttaaaacttatgtaCCTTCTAAACTTTAgtgtttaaaacataaaatgtcgaTTATAACAAAGTTACGAGTCACGAGAGAGTTTCGTCGGAGGTATCAAAGTTTGTAAGGGCTGAGATTACAAATTTTGTCTCTGATGATATACTTGACGAGCATTGTACACATCTACGCAGTTTCCGGTAGTGAGTATcgcttattgaaaataaaatatgtacttatatacttGTAAAATACAAATCGAATGGTTCAATGCGTGCATAGTGATCGTCAAACTGTATATCGTCATGTTTAATGCATTTCGCCTCCGCGAGAACTATTTGCTAGTCGAAAATGAATCTAAATCCGAGCAACCACAATGTCATTTTGTATAGATTTGATACGCTTTTAACAGAAATTGTTGAGAACCGTCACTTTAAGGACTCCTGTGtaaattgtaaatgaaaaaaaaaacgtttgaaaTGAATCGTAGTGGTTAGTTTGGACGGTAATGCTTTAGTTATTTAGAATTTGTATGAATGTGTAAATGTaacaaatgatatttaaaaaatatttaattaaacgattacattaattattataatatatgtatagtgAGGCTTCCTCTTAGAGCTTTATGGATATGGTTATGTAAGTATACGGAAATTTAAACATACTCACTATTGAAATAAGGTTGAAATTTGTACCGTCGCTCGCGTTCCGGTTAACATCCCGAGTGTCGTCGTGGAACTGCTCCGTCTCCCGACGCCTAAACGAAAACAGTCCCGTCGTATGACCTGTCGAAATAATAGGACACAAACAGGAATATTATCTGGTTCACGTCTCTGTATACCTAAAATCTAAATCTGCGATTTCCTACTCGTTTTTAGATAAGAATTTAGACAAAGTGATGAACGTGACTATAGCAGATTAGAGGATGGTACTTTGGCCGATTCGGATCCTGATAGTTACAAAGAAGACTTAGATATGTCATGTTCACGGCGGAAACGATCGCCCAGCGCAAGGTCATGTCAGCGTTCCAGAACAAAAATTCGAATAAATTCCGCCGCCGTGGTGCGGTCGGCTGAGTCGGACGAGATTGCATTTATAGCGGTTCCGAGTGTTGGCATTGTTAAGGTTCGCCTCGCGTTTGCGGCTCCAGGTTCCTATCGCTCGTGTCGTGTCGCACTCGCAGGTTCTTCGGTTATCGATAGCGGTGCCAAATATTAGGTGCCAAttatgaattgttttaaatgagATATTTTCATTTCTCTAGCTTGTACCCCGGCGTGCTTAAACGTAGTTTGTGGAGTTTCGTTTGATAGATTTCGAATTTTATTGAATCCTTTCGGTGTGCTCGCATCCGTCTCTCGCATTTAGTCAATAATTAAAGAACGTTTAACTAATTGTTGCGTTGCGTAAATAGTTTCATATTGTTGAAGTTAATTGGTTTCGACGGTAACTCTGTAGAAACGTTTTCGgtcgttattaattattaaaagataatcGATTTCATAATCTTCTGTCACGATCCATATCCATGAATACTATAACACGGTAGTGTGTGTGGCGAGCGCTTAGTGTAGTGTAAACGAAAGACTGGCTAATGTAACGAGGTAGGTTCGCTGAGGGCACACGCGCTCGCGTCTGTGGCCGACGTACttcatttcaattattacaCTTTTGCATCATTCTATAACGAACTCAAAATCTCTACCGAATACATCACCCACTATATTTATATCGACTACGAAATGGGACTACAAATTTTTCAAACAGTTGACTTTTAACAATTTCGCAATAATTGGAATGTGTACACGTTTTCGTTTTTagaaaaattagaaaatattgtaaaattatcaaattttggGCACAGACGTACGAGGGCGTGTTCAGAGGGAAGGTATGTAGCTAGTAAAGTGGCGTGCCCTTGTAAATATTCGCTTAGTCTaaactatacttataaatgaatattataactataatactGATGTAATGTACCTATCGTGATTGTACGAGCTCGGTGGTCAGCGCGAGTCCAACTTCTTCtattgctttaatatttattggttattCATTTGTTGTTCcgttgatatttgttttttaaatgtttacgtTTACAATTGTATCTTGTGCTTCGACTGCTTGGTTTTAGCTGATGTCGATAGTGTCGTGATCGCTGGGAGTGGTGGCGGCATCAGCGGGAGATGATCTCTTCGTTGATGGTATTGTTATTGCTGCCCAAGGTCATATATCaccataaatatatgttaaaagtatttttcgtGGATacgttttctttactttttcttcccgtaacaaattttaaaatgataaaatcttatattaatataggtGCGTTAATATCGATATATGTTATCACAGGATAGGGTAGGCGGACCATAAAATTATCTAGGGTCGATTTACGATGagttaacatttaaacaattataaaactagACTCTGCTTCTAGATCGTGAACGGCCGTCGTCTGGGCAGTCCATGTATAGTTATATACAGCAATAGTCTTTAAAgaagttttaaatgaatttttacaCGAAATTACCTTCGATTGTACCTGTTTCTGATATATTAAaagctatattataattaacagaCCCCAAGTTACGTCATGCGGTTAAAGCCCTATTTAGTCGATATCTTCTAGCAATAACGAAATAGCAATTttgcgtttgttttttttttataacgtcgATACTTTGCAATATATAGAGATTTACTCGTGTACCTCTGATCTTACctgcctttttattattatttgtaatatacacctttttttgttttaacatttcattttataactatttatttctaGTAAAATGGACACATAAGTCGACTTCAGTCATTTGTATATAATCTGAATTGTTCTTTTTATCCAAAGATGTATGTGTTCATttatgaaaattgtattttttattttatttgattattttttttaaatcgaaattgtaacaattatttattggatCCAGATTGCATTTCCACTCGATTTTATTTCCCTCAAGAACTTATTGTAAGCTTCCGTACCGTATGTTATCgcctaatatataaatatgctcAAAATCACATAACCAATTTCAGATGATCGAACGATCGAGTGATGTTTGCatactattataaaatgaaaatgtcaatAAAGTGGTATTTTAAACGGCCGAATGTATTTTCTTAACAACCTATCTTGTCAATAGCCCCGTATCCAGACCCGATATTGTCATGAAATGAACACTTTGGAGCCTAAGTTTAATATGTCTTCCTTCCGCTTCCTCGATCCTGTCCCATCGGTCCCAGATCACTATGAAAGAGTAAATGATTCTAAACTTGtgttggttgttttttttatcctttttatCGTACACCATGTGTGTAGATACTTACaacaatatctatattaatacaatGTAAGTTCTAATATGAGTTTTTTATGAACTTTTTCTTGGTTACCACCAAtgtgggctttgtgcaagtggttagaagggtgagtgagccagtgtaatcacaggcacaagggacataacatcttagttcccaacgttggtggcgaataggtgatgtaaggaatggttaatatatcttacagcgcctttgtctatgggcggtggtgaccacttaccaccagatggcccatatgctcgtccgccaaccaatgccataaaaaaaaactggttttGATAATTATGCATTTTAGATTAGGTCCAGCACCTGCAGCTCCAAGGTCTCTGTCTCAATCTTATTCTTATTGGATATCGTGACGCTTTTACTTGAAGCGTACGTTCAGGCAAACTCTTGAAATCTGTTACTATTTAtggaacaaaatattgtatatctaCATTATTGGTATAATAATATCCAACGAAAGTCACGCTTTAACATGTCgccttaattataatatttatgtgttccTTCTATTTTATAGTAGATCacagcttataaaaaaaatcatgcaaaACAACCTAAGTGAGCGTAAACAAATTGGAACGATGGAAGGTGGACTATGAGCAAACAAGCAATTACATGCTTTATCAGGAAGTACCTTTCCTGGTATGGGTGCTCTACTATCAGGAATACTATGCATCTGAATTTCGGTTTGAAATACGAATGAACCAGTAAATCTTAGGTTATATGTAAGTTGGCTCATCGAAGATGTaaattataggtattttttcacaattaaaattcatttattcaatgaaGTAGCACGAAAAGTGTAATCTTGCATTAATGCATAATCGGagtaaaaaactaccaccggttcggaatagaAAATACACTACATGAGAAAAATTAACGAAACTCAAGAATCACGTCCAAAAGAAACAAAAGAATTACAAGCAAACAGAGTTATTTATAGAAATGGAgatgaaattaaacatattcaaCGATTTCGTTTATTACTTTCAGGACACGTTATCACAATAACATTTCTTTGAGTACAGCCCCATCTCAGACGATGCTTACACGACGTTACGTCGTAAAGCTAACATTTAACCTCAGATTCAACCTTATATGATTATAAACATTGATATAATATCGTATAGTTATTTACAAACTAACCGAGGCCTTTtagcattatttatatattttacatcacaaaataaaaaacaatttgatatcAATCTTAAACAATCGATTGTGTGTGTTTCCTTagttcattttctttttaataaatataaacgaaaaaaaatcaacaaaaacataTTCTACTACTAGAACTAAAGGTATCATAGTTTCTAcgatttaattaagatatattaccAGTAATACATCGttatatttcaatcaatttCATAATCTGTATTGGTATGGCAGCGTAACTTGTTGCGGGACCGCTACTTCTTTTTCTTCCTGCTCGGGCATGTAATAATGTAGCTCGTAGGACGGCGATAGTTCTACGGTCATGTTATCGTTATTTGGATCGTAAGATTCCCTTTGAGCGTGTTTTATCTTCGGATTTGTGTGATAAAGACCTCTCATAAACGCCCTCGATGACGCGATATCTCTACCGTTTTCTGTATCTCTATGAATAACGctgttgttaaataaaattgggaaTTCTGATTTATAACGTTCGCtgttttgattgaaattatcAACGAATCTTTGTAAGACGTCTTTACGAAACTGTGTTTCATAGTCATACTCGTTATCTATGTTCATTTTTGCTTTTTCCGTCACGTAAGTTATGAGATCAGTCTGGGTGACGTCTTGAGGCGGAGCCTTCGTGTACGGAACGTAATCTATATTCTTATCGAAGTCATTATCCTTCGCGGCTTCGCTTAAGAAATCTTTATAGTGTCTAATAACATAGGAATCTCTATCGTAATTTCCGTCACTGTTCAGTAACGTGAATTCTGTTTGTCTCGTGTGTGGTGGTTGGGTCGAATAGAAAGAATTTCTATTAAAGTCTGGCTTTGTCGCTATCTCAAAAGGTTTAACTTTTTCATTTTGACTTTTATGCTGATGAGAATTGTCTATAGTTAATGGTCTATCTAATGATACAGGTAAAATATTCGTTGGCGGTTCAGTGTTAGTAAACGAATTAACTTTATGTTTAAAATCACTATCGTAATCGTTAATGTTGACTTTTTGGGTGGAGAGCGGTGGGAAATACTGTATTGTAGCTTTACGCTCAGGTGATATTGTGTGTGATACCTTGTTGAATGTCCACGGCCGTTGTGTTGGCGTTGGAGTTGTGGTGGGTACTGTTTTGGGCGAAGTGgtgaatttttttatgtctattttaGCCATATTCAAATAGTCGACATCATCCTCATCAGTGCTATCGTAGTATTCGGGAACGTTGAAGAATTTTCTAAACTTCCTCGTTGAATATGAATTTCTAACTTTGCCTCTTGCTTTTTCCGTTGTGAAAATAATAGGTGTAGTGAGATCTGAAACTTCTGATGAATTGTTGCTGTGCTCGTCTAATATGTCAGTCGCCAGAGATTCGGCAAAAAATGTAATAGCCGATAAAGGTTGATCTGTCGTGCTATGTTCCCCCGAACTGCTATTTTCTTCATAATCAAAGTAAACAATATTACCGAAGGAGTCTGTTTTCTTCCGTTTAGATTTCCTCATTTCAGCCATTTTCTGTAATCGTTCTTTTAAGTCAGGTATGTCATTTTTGCTGTCTCTCTCCATTAAACTGTTCCATTCTGTCTCTGTCTTATTTTTCAAGACTTGAGTGAAAGGTTTTGAAGAATTCTTTGGTTTAAAAACTATTCCCAATGAGCTTAAGCTTTCATTCCTCCAGCTATTGTCGTCGGGGTCTCTAACAAATTGCTTAGGCGCTTGCACTTCTATTTTTTTCAATGGTTTGTAATTAGGATTTACTGCATATAGTGTTGTGTTTTTTACTTTGTCACCGTTTATCGGTTTTACGCTCAgttcattaaaagtattaaattgtattgaagtataatttgaattatctACGTCAAGCAGAGGTTGAATTGTAGGATCGAATCGATCAGCATTttcattgttttcatttattaatttttctttcagaAGCTCCTCTTTAATGGCGTCTTcgttctgaaaaataaaaacattataaaagtttgcgtgaaaagtatttttaatgaaaaatatatgtactgaaaatataataaaagagacgtaattacattaatttgtgAAAATGAATTTCTCATACTTTATGTTTTTGCCTTACCAGTTGACTCTGCGACTgcattctattttcatttttgtctTCTGCCATATCGGCTTCTACACCTTCGATTTCAAACATTGCACGTATAGTTTCTTtagaattaactttaaattcgGGATCTCCTACTACAGTCCGCTCATTTGACACTTTTTGTGATAAATCCA contains these protein-coding regions:
- the LOC113396263 gene encoding uncharacterized protein LOC113396263 → MKMSLCNTFRLFVVSLIIVLSSIDTPAAFTLRRTAGGGESSRDLAQESVSLQVKNELKASTTTLSTLKSNDNLILNSSLSTPRTGNGVQGFDTYEIIESNNSQNPDEESQVLSSDQPDLALVNGAETTTEPATTSEYKNESVDETTPISDQINNEPKAITSNSRKVEFIQNEATAVSDSTDILPYSTFKLDEPEITTSYESENRPTWKKYTTIDRKRPVATTIDDEGTPLNKTEEMIKAETKPLRVSLQDTVTSDIPSLEQLKNELLNSTLKDRALESETETVSLISTEINTPPEHQSSIKWDTFESKRAGYLDLSQKVSNERTVVGDPEFKVNSKETIRAMFEIEGVEADMAEDKNENRMQSQSQLNEDAIKEELLKEKLINENNENADRFDPTIQPLLDVDNSNYTSIQFNTFNELSVKPINGDKVKNTTLYAVNPNYKPLKKIEVQAPKQFVRDPDDNSWRNESLSSLGIVFKPKNSSKPFTQVLKNKTETEWNSLMERDSKNDIPDLKERLQKMAEMRKSKRKKTDSFGNIVYFDYEENSSSGEHSTTDQPLSAITFFAESLATDILDEHSNNSSEVSDLTTPIIFTTEKARGKVRNSYSTRKFRKFFNVPEYYDSTDEDDVDYLNMAKIDIKKFTTSPKTVPTTTPTPTQRPWTFNKVSHTISPERKATIQYFPPLSTQKVNINDYDSDFKHKVNSFTNTEPPTNILPVSLDRPLTIDNSHQHKSQNEKVKPFEIATKPDFNRNSFYSTQPPHTRQTEFTLLNSDGNYDRDSYVIRHYKDFLSEAAKDNDFDKNIDYVPYTKAPPQDVTQTDLITYVTEKAKMNIDNEYDYETQFRKDVLQRFVDNFNQNSERYKSEFPILFNNSVIHRDTENGRDIASSRAFMRGLYHTNPKIKHAQRESYDPNNDNMTVELSPSYELHYYMPEQEEKEVAVPQQVTLPYQYRL